In Bradyrhizobium erythrophlei, a single genomic region encodes these proteins:
- a CDS encoding TrmJ/YjtD family RNA methyltransferase translates to MSGTDRTKPSLELAGPIVILVEPQLGENIGMAARAMGNFALDRLRIVNPRDGWPNVAAQRAAAGADHILEHVELFETVEAAVADCTLLFATTARAHDQAKPVVGPEAAAAEMVGQINAGGTVGILFGRERWGLTNEEVGLSNRIVTFPVNPGFASLNLAQAVLLISYEWFKLSTAGTLPFAMTERSEPASQYQIQAFFDNLVRELDKVEFLRPAEKRDTMLVNLRNIFTRMEPTKQDMHTLHGVVMAIAEGRKGPAKGGVLDGEQATRLRALLAEQGGATSDGSSTVRGLARLLRRNPTDAERILWQSLTRDRRFAGQFKRQTPVGRQIPDFVSFVHRIAIELTNPGESDAIIKDRSGRRAWLEARDYRVLDMAVADVERDLDAELDRLSQLL, encoded by the coding sequence ATGTCCGGTACCGACAGAACCAAACCCAGCCTCGAACTCGCCGGCCCCATCGTCATTTTGGTCGAGCCGCAGCTTGGCGAGAACATCGGCATGGCCGCGCGCGCGATGGGCAATTTTGCGCTTGATCGGCTTCGCATCGTCAACCCGCGCGACGGCTGGCCGAACGTGGCAGCCCAACGCGCCGCGGCCGGCGCCGACCATATCCTTGAGCACGTCGAACTGTTCGAAACCGTCGAGGCGGCGGTAGCTGACTGCACGCTGCTGTTCGCCACCACCGCCCGCGCCCATGACCAGGCCAAGCCCGTGGTCGGGCCGGAAGCGGCGGCGGCCGAAATGGTCGGCCAGATCAACGCCGGCGGCACGGTCGGCATTCTCTTCGGCCGCGAGCGCTGGGGGCTGACGAACGAGGAGGTCGGGCTTTCCAACCGCATCGTGACGTTCCCGGTCAATCCCGGCTTTGCCTCGCTCAACCTGGCGCAGGCGGTGCTTCTGATCAGCTATGAATGGTTCAAGCTCTCGACCGCGGGCACCTTGCCGTTTGCGATGACGGAGCGTTCCGAACCGGCGTCGCAATATCAGATCCAGGCCTTCTTCGATAATCTCGTCCGCGAACTCGACAAGGTCGAATTCCTGCGACCCGCCGAAAAGCGCGACACCATGCTGGTCAACCTGCGTAACATCTTCACCCGGATGGAGCCGACCAAGCAGGACATGCACACGCTGCACGGCGTAGTGATGGCGATCGCCGAGGGACGAAAGGGACCGGCCAAGGGCGGCGTGCTCGATGGCGAACAGGCGACGCGCTTGCGCGCGCTGCTCGCCGAGCAGGGCGGTGCGACATCCGATGGCAGCAGCACCGTGCGCGGGCTGGCGCGGCTGTTGCGGCGCAATCCGACCGATGCCGAGCGCATTCTGTGGCAGTCGCTGACCCGCGATCGCCGCTTTGCGGGACAGTTCAAGCGGCAGACGCCGGTCGGCCGCCAGATCCCGGATTTCGTTTCCTTCGTGCACCGGATCGCGATCGAACTGACGAACCCGGGCGAGTCCGACGCCATCATCAAGGACCGCAGCGGACGGCGGGCCTGGCTCGAGGCTCGGGATTACCGGGTGCTGGATATGGCGGTCGCCGACGTCGAGCGCGATCTGGACGCCGAACTGGATCGGCTCTCACAGCTCCTCTGA
- a CDS encoding GlcG/HbpS family heme-binding protein: protein MRRVQLAALVAAFASLAVFATAPAMAQSVQTEKNMSMGLSLAIIQGAIEQCTKDGYKVSVTIVDKGGNVAAQIRGDGTAPHTMEFSRLKAYTARTRNQTSLQTMKMLEDPANAFIRQIPGVVGVGGGVPIRAGNEVIGGVGVSGAPGGEKDEVCANAGLAKVADALK, encoded by the coding sequence ATGCGTCGCGTTCAACTTGCCGCACTTGTTGCCGCATTTGCATCACTTGCCGTCTTCGCTACTGCGCCCGCGATGGCGCAGTCGGTCCAGACCGAAAAGAACATGTCGATGGGCCTGTCGCTCGCGATCATCCAGGGCGCGATCGAGCAGTGCACCAAGGATGGCTACAAGGTCTCGGTCACCATCGTCGACAAGGGCGGCAACGTCGCCGCTCAAATCCGCGGCGACGGCACCGCGCCGCACACCATGGAATTCAGCCGGCTGAAGGCCTACACGGCCCGCACGCGCAACCAGACCTCGCTCCAGACCATGAAGATGCTCGAGGACCCGGCCAACGCCTTCATCCGCCAGATTCCAGGCGTGGTCGGCGTCGGTGGCGGCGTGCCCATCCGCGCCGGCAACGAGGTGATCGGCGGCGTCGGCGTTTCCGGTGCGCCCGGCGGCGAAAAAGACGAAGTCTGCGCCAATGCAGGGTTAGCCAAGGTCGCGGACGCGCTGAAATAA
- a CDS encoding alpha/beta hydrolase fold domain-containing protein, which yields MKKSQLATGRALSPTVLALGSLALFCLATIVNAQTPPAGTLQVPAKTLTTPTDVSPQLAKIIGAPLRSNWDIHPKTGEEWKPVADAGAEALMKNVPGMMERLKVKVEKTTIDGVRAFIVTPETIAPENTNRQLIHMHGGCYVLNPREASLPEALFMAGFGHIKVVSVEYRMPPEAYFPAALDDGITVYKALMKTTPAKNMAFFGTSAGGALVLEMGLKAKELGLPMPGAIASGTPMSDVTKVGDTFQTNAMVDNVLVSPDGFCDAGTIVYAAGHDLKDPLLSPVYGDMHGFPPTILTSGTRDLLLSNTVRVHRKLRQAGVEAALQVYEGMAHAHYIRDDTASESKEVFEEIATFFDKHLGK from the coding sequence ATGAAGAAGTCGCAGCTCGCGACGGGGCGCGCCCTGTCGCCAACCGTTCTGGCCTTGGGCAGCCTCGCGCTGTTTTGCCTTGCCACGATCGTGAACGCACAAACACCGCCCGCCGGCACGCTTCAGGTGCCGGCCAAGACGCTAACGACGCCGACCGACGTTAGTCCGCAGCTTGCGAAGATCATCGGCGCGCCGCTGCGCTCGAACTGGGACATTCATCCCAAGACCGGCGAGGAGTGGAAGCCGGTGGCGGATGCCGGCGCCGAGGCGCTGATGAAGAATGTGCCGGGGATGATGGAGCGGCTGAAGGTCAAGGTCGAGAAGACCACGATCGACGGCGTGCGCGCCTTCATCGTGACGCCGGAGACCATCGCGCCGGAAAACACCAACCGCCAGCTCATCCACATGCATGGCGGCTGTTACGTGCTCAACCCGCGCGAGGCCAGCCTGCCGGAAGCGCTGTTCATGGCCGGCTTCGGGCATATCAAGGTGGTTTCGGTCGAATACCGCATGCCGCCCGAGGCGTATTTTCCGGCCGCGCTCGACGACGGCATCACCGTCTACAAGGCGCTGATGAAAACCACGCCGGCGAAGAACATGGCGTTCTTCGGCACCTCGGCGGGGGGCGCGCTGGTGCTCGAAATGGGGTTGAAGGCCAAAGAACTCGGCCTGCCGATGCCCGGTGCGATCGCCTCGGGCACGCCGATGTCGGATGTGACGAAAGTCGGCGATACCTTCCAGACCAACGCCATGGTCGACAACGTGCTGGTCTCGCCCGACGGCTTCTGCGATGCCGGCACCATCGTCTATGCCGCCGGCCATGACCTGAAAGATCCGCTGTTGTCGCCGGTCTATGGCGACATGCACGGCTTTCCGCCGACCATCCTCACCAGCGGGACTCGTGATCTTCTGTTGAGCAACACGGTTCGTGTTCACCGCAAGCTGCGGCAGGCGGGCGTCGAAGCAGCCCTTCAGGTCTATGAGGGGATGGCGCACGCGCACTACATCCGCGATGACACAGCGTCGGAGTCAAAGGAAGTGTTCGAGGAAATCGCGACCTTCTTCGACAAGCACCTCGGCAAGTAG
- a CDS encoding TetR/AcrR family transcriptional regulator, giving the protein MGKPSSKKRSAPAPHEASDDESARGRLLNAATYLFCKNGINATGIDAIINEAGTAKTTLYKLFGSKNNLVHVVLETEGKQWREWFIGAIEAGGGSPQEKLTRIFPALKDWFRQERFYGCPFINAVGEHDKDQKQLRAIAMRHKKVVLGYIEKLAGEMGASEPAVLAHQLGLLMDGAIVAAMVTRDPGVADTAGLAAGSLFVPSKSKKPKRGMSAGEELAAV; this is encoded by the coding sequence ATGGGAAAGCCATCTTCGAAGAAGCGTTCGGCGCCAGCGCCTCACGAGGCGAGCGACGATGAATCCGCGCGCGGGCGATTGTTGAACGCGGCGACGTATCTGTTCTGCAAGAACGGCATCAACGCCACCGGCATCGACGCCATCATCAACGAGGCCGGAACTGCCAAGACCACGCTCTACAAACTGTTCGGCTCGAAGAACAACCTCGTGCACGTCGTGCTGGAGACCGAAGGCAAGCAGTGGCGCGAATGGTTCATCGGCGCGATCGAAGCCGGCGGCGGCAGCCCGCAGGAAAAGCTGACGCGGATTTTTCCGGCGCTGAAGGATTGGTTCCGTCAGGAGCGTTTCTACGGCTGTCCTTTCATCAATGCGGTCGGCGAACACGACAAGGATCAGAAGCAGCTTCGCGCTATCGCGATGCGGCACAAGAAGGTCGTTCTCGGCTATATCGAAAAACTCGCCGGCGAGATGGGCGCATCTGAACCCGCCGTGCTGGCGCACCAGCTCGGGCTGTTGATGGATGGCGCCATCGTTGCAGCCATGGTGACGCGCGATCCTGGCGTCGCCGACACGGCCGGTCTCGCGGCCGGCTCGCTGTTCGTGCCATCGAAGTCGAAAAAACCCAAGCGCGGGATGAGCGCCGGCGAAGAGTTAGCCGCCGTCTAA
- a CDS encoding OsmC family protein, which yields MTAVAQKTALTGCLAPIDKQGLEQLIANGKANPKVIKTLKCKTVAEGKFRHANYIRNLAPYIVDEPPGLLGDDTAPNPSEASLAALGSCLAVGLHANAVHRGWTVNKLELELEGDLNITAVWGTGDVSEKPVGFTDVRVKVDMECEGVPKSEIDALVAHVKKWSPVANTFTRPVNLEVNAS from the coding sequence ATGACCGCGGTCGCTCAGAAAACAGCGCTCACCGGCTGCCTCGCGCCCATCGACAAGCAAGGCCTGGAACAACTCATCGCCAACGGCAAAGCCAACCCGAAGGTCATCAAGACCTTGAAATGCAAGACGGTGGCCGAAGGCAAGTTCCGCCACGCCAACTACATCCGCAACCTCGCACCATACATTGTCGACGAGCCGCCGGGCCTGCTTGGCGACGACACCGCTCCCAATCCGTCGGAAGCCTCGCTCGCCGCGCTCGGTTCGTGTCTTGCCGTCGGACTTCACGCCAACGCCGTGCACCGCGGCTGGACCGTCAACAAGCTCGAACTCGAGCTCGAGGGTGATCTCAATATCACGGCGGTCTGGGGCACCGGCGACGTCAGTGAGAAGCCCGTTGGGTTCACCGACGTCCGCGTCAAGGTCGACATGGAATGCGAAGGCGTTCCGAAGAGCGAGATCGATGCGCTCGTCGCCCACGTCAAGAAGTGGTCGCCGGTCGCCAACACCTTCACCCGCCCCGTCAATCTCGAGGTCAACGCGTCCTGA
- a CDS encoding acyl-CoA dehydrogenase family protein yields MGSVALNRHVIGDEVSLASIAEQVATIARKNLAPMAPAIDAGTVYPDELLHRLGDVGAWGSHLPKNGAADLRCAIHSIAALGEVCGATAFMAWCQNTLVWYVANSTNPKLVAKFGDKFSTGQILGGTGLSNPMKSFFGIEKLKLKGRKVDGGYIVKGALPWVSNLGPNHFFGTIFEREDEPGGIVMFLADCSDPAVSLQPCKPFLAMDGTGTYGVQFRDVFVPDDLILADTAGPFVKKIRAGFILLQAGMATGLIRDCINIMNEVDPPLGHVNRYLPQQPVNFAELLAELEAETMTLAADPYNEEESYWRKVVALRLRLGEASVAAAHAAMLHCGARGYLKSHRAQRRLREAYFVAIVTPATKQLRKMLADM; encoded by the coding sequence ATGGGTTCAGTGGCTCTAAACCGGCACGTGATCGGCGACGAAGTCTCCTTGGCATCGATAGCCGAGCAGGTCGCCACCATTGCCCGCAAGAACCTTGCGCCCATGGCGCCCGCCATCGACGCCGGCACGGTCTATCCCGACGAATTGCTGCATCGTCTTGGCGATGTCGGCGCGTGGGGAAGCCATCTGCCGAAGAATGGCGCAGCCGATCTGCGCTGCGCCATTCATTCGATCGCAGCGCTCGGTGAAGTCTGTGGCGCCACCGCCTTCATGGCGTGGTGCCAGAATACGCTGGTCTGGTACGTCGCGAATTCCACCAATCCGAAACTGGTGGCGAAATTCGGCGACAAGTTTTCAACCGGCCAGATCCTTGGCGGCACCGGGTTGTCCAATCCGATGAAGAGCTTCTTCGGAATCGAGAAGCTGAAATTGAAGGGGCGGAAGGTCGACGGCGGCTACATCGTCAAGGGCGCGCTGCCCTGGGTCTCTAACCTCGGGCCCAACCATTTCTTTGGCACCATTTTCGAGCGCGAGGACGAGCCTGGCGGCATCGTGATGTTCCTCGCCGACTGCTCGGATCCGGCGGTCAGCTTGCAGCCGTGCAAGCCGTTCCTCGCCATGGACGGCACCGGTACCTACGGCGTGCAGTTTCGCGATGTCTTCGTGCCCGACGATCTCATCCTGGCTGATACCGCCGGACCGTTCGTGAAGAAAATTCGTGCCGGATTCATTCTGCTGCAAGCGGGTATGGCGACCGGTCTCATCCGCGATTGCATCAACATCATGAACGAGGTCGATCCGCCGCTCGGCCACGTCAATCGCTACCTGCCGCAGCAGCCGGTGAATTTCGCAGAATTGCTCGCCGAGCTCGAAGCCGAAACGATGACGCTCGCCGCCGATCCCTACAACGAAGAGGAAAGCTACTGGCGCAAGGTCGTCGCGCTTCGCCTACGTCTGGGTGAGGCCAGCGTCGCGGCGGCGCATGCGGCGATGCTCCACTGCGGCGCGCGCGGCTACCTGAAAAGTCATCGCGCCCAGCGCCGGCTCCGCGAAGCCTATTTCGTCGCCATCGTGACGCCCGCCACCAAGCAATTGCGGAAGATGCTGGCGGACATGTGA
- a CDS encoding sulfurtransferase, translating into MTDVLISASELAEFIAKEPCVIIDTRNPDAYAAGHLPNAVNVHEIFTYLATSTPEGMHELKTKFADAFGKAGLSGKETAVIYEQSMNSGFGQSCRGYYLLTMLGYPKVKVVHGGYDAWAAAGLPTTTAVPSPKSASFSIVPEAGDILIDAKTMLAAVGKHGIALLDVRDIDEWIGESSSPYGKDFCPRKGRIPGAVWLEWYRMMKPTAEGPRFKSKNEILAECATVGITQSTPVYLYCFKGARASNTFLALKNAGVKDVRMYFGSWNEWSRDPSLPIEEGLPIEAKLTEKAA; encoded by the coding sequence ATGACGGACGTTCTGATTTCTGCCAGCGAACTCGCCGAATTCATCGCAAAGGAGCCGTGTGTCATCATCGACACCCGTAATCCCGATGCGTATGCCGCGGGGCATCTGCCCAATGCGGTGAACGTGCATGAGATCTTCACGTATCTCGCAACGTCGACGCCCGAAGGCATGCACGAACTGAAGACGAAATTCGCCGACGCATTCGGCAAGGCCGGGCTCTCCGGCAAGGAAACCGCCGTCATCTACGAACAGTCCATGAATTCCGGCTTCGGCCAGTCCTGCCGCGGTTATTACCTGCTCACCATGCTCGGCTATCCGAAGGTCAAGGTGGTGCACGGCGGATACGATGCCTGGGCCGCGGCGGGATTGCCGACCACGACCGCGGTGCCGTCGCCGAAGTCTGCGTCGTTCTCGATCGTCCCGGAAGCAGGCGACATCCTGATCGACGCCAAGACCATGCTTGCCGCCGTCGGCAAGCATGGCATTGCACTGCTTGATGTGCGCGACATCGACGAGTGGATCGGCGAAAGTTCGTCGCCTTACGGCAAGGACTTCTGCCCGCGCAAGGGCCGGATTCCTGGCGCTGTCTGGCTCGAATGGTATCGCATGATGAAGCCGACGGCTGAAGGGCCGCGCTTCAAGTCGAAGAACGAAATCCTCGCCGAATGCGCCACCGTCGGCATCACCCAGAGCACGCCGGTCTACCTTTACTGCTTCAAGGGCGCGCGGGCGTCGAACACGTTCCTGGCACTGAAGAACGCCGGCGTGAAGGATGTGCGGATGTATTTTGGCTCATGGAACGAATGGTCTCGCGATCCGTCGCTGCCGATCGAGGAAGGTCTCCCCATCGAGGCGAAGCTGACCGAAAAAGCGGCATAA
- a CDS encoding CmpA/NrtA family ABC transporter substrate-binding protein: MPTFDDPFDADRELSRAGCACGQHRYEAEHAQATLAMRCEPVAGEDKRYEGVVASAVMRAMFPRDAARRAFLKSVGASTALAAISQFFPLKTATEAFADAGLPEKKDLKVGFIPITCATPIIMGAPLGFYAKHGLNVEVVKTAGWAVVRDKTINKEYDASHMLAPMPIAISLGLGAQAIPFAVPAIENINGQGITLAMKHRDRRDPKEWKGMKFAIPFDYSMHNYLLRYYLAEHGLDPDTDVQLRSVPPPEMVANLRADNIDGFLAPDNICQRAIYDGVGFMHILSKEIWDGHPCCSFAASREFITTAPNSFAALTRAILDATAYASKAENRRQIAEAIAPANYINAPVTVLEQVLTGTYADGLGGIKTDPKRVDFDPFPWQSFAVWMLTQMKRWGQIKGDVDYKAIAEQVYLATGTRKTMAEMGFAAPEAAYKSFVVMGKTFDPAKPDDYLNSFKIRKSS, encoded by the coding sequence ATGCCGACCTTTGACGATCCGTTCGATGCCGACCGTGAACTTTCGCGGGCCGGTTGCGCCTGCGGCCAGCATCGTTACGAGGCCGAGCATGCACAGGCAACGCTTGCGATGCGTTGCGAGCCAGTGGCCGGCGAAGACAAGCGTTATGAAGGCGTCGTTGCGTCGGCAGTGATGCGGGCAATGTTTCCGAGAGATGCCGCGCGCCGCGCTTTCCTGAAGTCGGTCGGCGCTTCGACGGCGCTTGCCGCGATCTCGCAATTCTTTCCGTTGAAGACGGCGACCGAAGCTTTCGCCGACGCTGGGCTGCCCGAGAAGAAAGACCTCAAGGTCGGCTTCATCCCGATCACTTGCGCGACGCCGATCATCATGGGGGCGCCGCTCGGCTTCTATGCCAAGCATGGGCTCAACGTCGAAGTGGTGAAGACCGCCGGCTGGGCGGTGGTGCGCGACAAGACCATCAACAAGGAATACGACGCCTCGCACATGCTGGCGCCGATGCCGATTGCGATTTCGCTCGGCCTCGGGGCGCAGGCGATCCCGTTCGCGGTGCCCGCGATCGAGAACATCAACGGGCAGGGCATTACCCTTGCGATGAAGCACCGGGATCGCCGCGATCCGAAGGAATGGAAGGGCATGAAGTTCGCCATTCCCTTCGATTACTCGATGCACAACTACCTGCTGCGTTATTATCTTGCCGAACACGGCCTCGACCCCGATACCGACGTGCAGCTTCGCTCGGTGCCGCCGCCGGAAATGGTCGCCAACCTGCGTGCCGACAATATCGACGGGTTCCTCGCGCCCGACAACATCTGCCAGCGCGCGATCTATGACGGCGTCGGCTTCATGCACATTTTGTCGAAGGAGATCTGGGACGGCCATCCCTGTTGCTCCTTCGCGGCGAGCCGTGAGTTCATCACGACGGCGCCGAACAGTTTTGCGGCGCTGACGCGGGCCATTCTTGACGCAACCGCCTATGCCTCCAAAGCGGAGAACCGCAGGCAGATTGCGGAGGCAATCGCGCCGGCCAACTACATCAACGCGCCGGTCACCGTGCTGGAGCAGGTACTGACCGGGACCTATGCCGACGGCTTAGGGGGCATCAAGACCGATCCCAAGCGCGTCGATTTCGATCCCTTCCCCTGGCAGTCCTTTGCGGTCTGGATGCTGACGCAGATGAAGCGCTGGGGCCAGATCAAGGGCGATGTCGACTACAAAGCCATCGCCGAGCAAGTTTATCTGGCAACCGGCACGCGCAAGACGATGGCGGAGATGGGCTTTGCCGCGCCGGAAGCCGCGTACAAATCCTTTGTCGTGATGGGCAAGACCTTCGATCCGGCGAAGCCCGACGACTATCTCAACAGCTTCAAGATCAGGAAGTCGTCGTGA
- the ntrB gene encoding nitrate ABC transporter permease, producing the protein MTSSLTFRAAVISIALFLAFIGVWHLATRSSSAVASMSPEYAKLMGATATQGKSAMPGPLDVGAKLWEHLKRPFYDNGPNDKGLGIQLGYSIARVGLGYLLAVIVAIPLGFLIGMSPLISRALDPFIQVLKPISPLAWMPLALYTIKDSGLSAIFVIFICSVWPMLLNTAFGVAAVRKEWINVARTLEVGALRRAFTVILPAAAPTILTGMRISIGIAWLVIVAAEMLVGGTGIGYFVWNEWNNLSITNVIIAILLIGLVGMLLDQILARFTRMVTFPE; encoded by the coding sequence ATGACGTCTTCACTGACCTTCCGCGCGGCCGTCATCTCGATTGCGCTGTTTTTGGCATTTATCGGCGTCTGGCACCTCGCCACGCGAAGCAGTAGCGCGGTGGCCAGCATGAGCCCGGAATATGCCAAGCTGATGGGCGCGACCGCGACGCAAGGCAAATCCGCGATGCCGGGTCCGCTCGATGTCGGCGCCAAGCTGTGGGAGCACCTGAAGCGGCCGTTCTACGACAACGGCCCGAACGACAAGGGGCTCGGCATCCAGCTCGGCTATTCGATTGCCCGCGTCGGCCTCGGTTATCTGCTGGCCGTTATCGTTGCCATTCCCCTGGGCTTCCTGATCGGCATGTCGCCCTTGATCAGCCGCGCGCTCGATCCGTTTATCCAGGTGTTAAAGCCGATCTCGCCGCTCGCCTGGATGCCGCTCGCGCTCTACACCATCAAGGATTCCGGCCTGTCGGCGATCTTCGTGATCTTCATCTGCTCGGTCTGGCCGATGCTGCTCAATACCGCCTTCGGCGTCGCCGCCGTGCGCAAGGAGTGGATCAATGTGGCGCGCACGCTGGAAGTCGGCGCGCTGCGGCGCGCCTTCACCGTGATCCTGCCCGCGGCCGCGCCGACCATCCTCACCGGCATGCGGATTTCGATCGGCATTGCCTGGCTCGTAATCGTGGCGGCCGAAATGCTGGTCGGCGGCACCGGCATCGGCTACTTCGTGTGGAACGAGTGGAACAACCTTTCGATCACTAATGTCATCATCGCCATCCTGCTGATCGGGCTGGTCGGCATGTTGCTCGATCAAATCCTCGCGCGCTTCACCCGCATGGTGACGTTCCCGGAATGA
- a CDS encoding ABC transporter ATP-binding protein, with protein sequence MTDKFISIEAIAKRYPGAAGGEVAVFENLWLSVPRGEFACVIGHSGCGKTTVLNILAGLDTPSEGVVIVDGEAIQGTSLDRAVIFQSHALLPWRTVLGNVAYAVTSKWRDWDRAKVKAHAQKFIDLVGLTGAEHKRPSELSGGMKQRVGIARALSITPKIMLMDEPFSALDALTRGTLQDEVRRICLETGQTAFMITHDVDEAIYLADRIFLMTNGPGAVLAEIVENPLPKDRGRIDLHRHPYYYALRNHIVDFLVSRSKSFAAETPDHDPRHVPVVKIGKPELAIAAVSGGPSDVQKSWTGTSG encoded by the coding sequence ATGACCGACAAATTCATTTCGATCGAAGCGATCGCCAAGCGATATCCGGGTGCAGCGGGCGGCGAGGTCGCGGTCTTCGAAAATCTCTGGCTGTCTGTGCCGCGCGGCGAATTCGCCTGTGTGATCGGCCATTCCGGCTGTGGCAAGACCACCGTGCTCAATATTCTCGCCGGGCTCGATACGCCGAGCGAAGGCGTGGTGATCGTGGACGGCGAGGCCATTCAAGGTACCAGCCTCGATCGCGCCGTGATCTTTCAAAGCCACGCGCTGCTGCCGTGGCGCACCGTGCTCGGCAACGTCGCCTATGCCGTGACCTCGAAATGGCGCGACTGGGATCGTGCGAAAGTAAAGGCGCACGCGCAGAAGTTCATCGATCTCGTCGGCCTCACTGGCGCCGAGCACAAGCGTCCGTCCGAATTGTCCGGCGGCATGAAACAGCGCGTCGGCATCGCGCGCGCGCTTTCGATCACGCCGAAGATCATGCTGATGGACGAGCCGTTCTCGGCGCTGGATGCCTTGACGCGCGGCACCTTGCAGGACGAGGTCCGCCGCATTTGCCTGGAGACGGGGCAGACCGCGTTCATGATCACGCATGACGTCGATGAAGCGATCTATCTCGCGGACAGGATTTTCCTGATGACCAACGGGCCGGGCGCGGTGCTCGCCGAGATCGTCGAAAATCCATTACCAAAGGACCGCGGCCGCATCGATCTGCACCGTCATCCCTATTACTACGCGCTGCGTAACCACATCGTTGATTTTCTGGTCAGCCGGAGCAAGAGCTTTGCGGCTGAGACGCCCGATCACGATCCGCGCCATGTGCCGGTGGTGAAGATCGGCAAGCCGGAGTTGGCAATTGCCGCTGTTTCCGGCGGGCCATCGGATGTGCAGAAATCATGGACGGGGACTTCCGGCTAA
- the cynS gene encoding cyanase, protein MKRTDLTEKLLDIKREKGWTWKYICEKVGGYSEVLIVGAILGQMKLTKPQAANAGELFGLSKSETAMLNEVPMRGMPMPPTDPLIYRFFELVMVNGPAWKALIEEEYGDGIMSAIDFDMVMERLPNPKGDRVKITMSGKFLPYKYYGASGNVPEYGFKEG, encoded by the coding sequence ATGAAACGGACCGATCTCACCGAGAAACTGCTCGACATCAAGCGCGAGAAGGGCTGGACCTGGAAATACATCTGCGAAAAGGTCGGCGGCTATTCGGAGGTGCTGATCGTTGGCGCGATCCTCGGCCAGATGAAGCTGACCAAGCCGCAGGCAGCGAATGCCGGCGAGTTGTTCGGGCTTTCCAAGTCGGAGACCGCGATGCTCAACGAGGTGCCGATGCGCGGCATGCCGATGCCGCCGACCGACCCCTTGATCTACCGCTTCTTTGAGCTTGTGATGGTCAACGGTCCCGCCTGGAAGGCGCTGATCGAGGAAGAATATGGCGACGGCATCATGTCGGCGATCGATTTCGACATGGTGATGGAGCGGCTGCCCAATCCGAAGGGGGACCGCGTCAAGATCACGATGTCGGGCAAATTCCTGCCTTACAAGTATTACGGCGCCAGCGGCAACGTGCCGGAATATGGTTTCAAGGAGGGATGA
- a CDS encoding DUF1476 domain-containing protein codes for MTTFDKREEGFERKFALDEELKFKAEARRNRLLGLWAAGELGMSGDAAIAYAKEAVAGVFAEGGDKAVVARVTADLSANGVTEDAIRAQMTELMAQAVAQVKAGV; via the coding sequence ATGACCACCTTCGACAAACGCGAAGAAGGCTTTGAGAGGAAATTCGCCCTCGACGAGGAGCTGAAATTCAAGGCGGAGGCGCGGCGCAACCGCCTGCTCGGCCTGTGGGCCGCCGGAGAGCTCGGCATGTCCGGCGATGCGGCAATCGCCTATGCCAAGGAGGCCGTGGCGGGCGTCTTTGCCGAAGGCGGCGACAAGGCCGTGGTGGCCAGAGTAACCGCCGATCTGTCGGCAAACGGCGTCACGGAAGACGCCATTCGTGCGCAGATGACCGAATTGATGGCGCAGGCCGTCGCCCAGGTGAAGGCGGGCGTTTGA